The segment GTCGTAGCTACGGGACAGATGATGTCTATGCGGATGAACCGTCCGATTCTACTCCGACGTTGCTCTCACTTGATGCGATTCCCAGCGAAGAGCGTGAGGCATCTGCATGGCTCATGGATCCAAGTGACTTTACCAAGGAGACCGCGTTCAACGCTGGTGTGTCAGATTTCTTGAAGTATCTCACAGCGAATCAACAGAGGGTGTTCATTGAGTGCTTCTTGAAAGGGCAGAGCTACAAGGAATACGCAGAAGAAAATGGCATCCGCGCTCAAAGCGTTCAGGAAACCGCAAAGTACGTCAAGCGGAAAGCAAAAAAATTTTTCAAGAAATTTTGATGCGACCCCTGTTTTTTTCTAAAAAAATGTCCGTTGTAAAGTGAAGGGGTCAATCAGACCGCTTCACTGATCCTTGAAAACTGAATAGTTCAGTGCTGCGGATCCTTCCGCTTTTGCGAAGCAACACAGCTTCCGACGCCAAGACCTCCCGAAAGGGAACGAGCGACCTCCGGAGAGCTATAACAGCCGTGTGGTGCGGCTGCTTGCGACGATGCAGATGCCGGGTATAATGATACTTCCGTCTTTTCTTTGAAGGGGCGGCTCGGAGCGATCCTCGGAGGGGTGAGAGTCCCATGATACCGATTGACCATTGGTAGTCCGCAGCATTCCCAATTCGGCAGGGGCGCGAGCTGCAAATATGCCGGAAGTAGAACACTGTGAAAACGTCCGAAAGGACTTATCAGTGAATACTATGGGCAGCGGTCCTCATGACTGCTGCCTATCAATTTGCTGATAAAGTGTTCTCGCGGCTTAACGCATAAGAAGGTAAATATTGGGTAAGAATACTCGTGAAAAGGCGGTGATGTTATGGAGAATGAGAGAAGCAGAAAAGAACTTCTCGACTCCTTGGTGGATATTCGGGACGTCAAAATTGACCGTTCCATGTCGGTAGAAGATCGGATGAAATCCTATGTGGAGCAGATCAAAAATCCCTATATGTTTAAGGTCGGCAACACGGTAGTTAGGGTTTCCTACGCAAATACTCAGGCTACGATCAATGACAATTTCGTAAATCTGCTTGCAAGTATGTGAGAAAGCCGTCGGATAACCCCAAAAGAATCTTTTTTGTGAACAAATCTGAAAAGGCTGGATAATTGCTTTGGACTGTGCTATAATAAGCATGGACAAAATCAGCGAAACACCACTGCTACTTTAGTTTTCGGGTTATCAGACCGGAATAAAGTAAGGAGTGGCGTTTTATGCTGAAATTATCTTTGGATAAAGATTATAAAGCCGCCATCTACCTGAGATTATCAAAGGAAGATGGCGACTTTTCTATTTCCGGCGAAAAACTTGAGAGTGACAGCATTTCAAACCAGAGAATGCTCATCAAGGAATACCTCAAGAAGCACCCGGAAATTACCGTAGTAAAAGAATACTGCGATGACGGCTTTACCGGCGCAAACTTTGAGCGTCCTGACTTCAACAGAATGATGGAGGCTGTCCGCGCTGGCTTGGTTGACTGCATCGTGGTGAAAGACCTTTCGCGTTTTGGTCGTGAGTATATTGAGGCTGGTGACTACATCCAGAAGATATTCCCCCGCCTCGGTATTCGCTTTATTGCAATCAACGACAACTATGACAGCGCACAGCCCGGAGCGGCAGACAACGAGCTTGTCCTTCCGTTCAAGAACCTGATGAACGATTCCTATTGCCGTGACATCTCCATCAAGGTCAGATCAAACCTTGATGCGAAGCGACGGAACGGACAGTTTGTCGGCTCTCGTGTGGTTTTCGGGTATCTGAGATCACCGGACAACAAGAACCAGTTGGTGATTGACCCGGTTGCCGCGCCGGTTGTGCAGGACATTTTCAAGTGGAAGATAGAGGGGCTGTCTCCGGCTCAGATCGCAGACCGGCTTAATGACGCCAATGTCCCTTCTCCGATTGAGTACAAGAAGGCGAATGGCTCAAAGCAACGCACCTGTTTCCAGACGAAGAAGGTCGCTCTGTGGAGTGCCGTTGCGATATATCGCATTCTCAAGAACGAGATTTATACCGGAACACTGGTACAGGGCAAAACCACTTCTCCGAACCACAAGGTCAAAAAGACCATAGTGAAGCCGCAAAGCGAGTGGGCGCGGACAGAAAATGCCCATGAGCCTATCATTGCTCATGCTCAATTCGATCTTGTTCAGAAGCTCATGCTTGATGATACAAGAAGCCCGTCCGGTGCAACCGGCGTCCATCCGTTTTCCGGGAAGATTTATTGTGCTGACTGCGGAAGCCCGATGGTACGCAGAGTATCACGCTGCGGAGAAAAGGAATATGCCTATTTCATCTGCGGTGGCAACAAGAGCGACAAGACCTCCTGCTCGGCTCACAGCATCAAAGAATCTGTTGTATATGACGCCGTTCTCGCTGTTGTTCAGGGACATATTGATGCCGCTATGAACATGGCAGATGCGTTGAAGCGGATTGATGATATGGCTTGGGAAAACCGTGAGATTGAGAAGATCAAAGCAAAAATTTCGTTTCAAGAAGAAATCATTGATAAGAACCGCCGCTTGAAAACCGGTGCTTATGAAGACTTCAAGAGCGATTTTATCAGCCGTGAGGAATACAAAGCCTTCACAGCTCAGTTCGACCAACAGATCAAGGAGGCAAGCGACACCATTATGCGGCTCACCAGTGAGCGAAACAGCGTGATGGGTGGGCTGGCAGAGCAACAAAGCTGGCTTGAGCAATTCAGAAAATACGCAAATATCAAGGAACTCACTCGAAGCACCGTGGTCAACCTAATCGACTATATTCATATTCGAGAGAACAAAGACATTGATGTCGGTCTCATGCACTGTGACCGCTTTGCATCTATCGTCGAGTTCCTGCGCGAACGTCAGGAAAAGGAGGACGCGAATAAAGTCATTCGCTTTGAAAGGAAGGTGGTCTAATGGCACGAGTATCGCGGAAAAAGCAAAATCTCCCTACCCCAGCAGTTGATACTCCTATCCGCCGCTGGAAAACCGCTCTATATGTCCGCCTCTCCGTCGAGGATAACGGAAAAGGTTCGGACTCAATTGAGAACCAGACCACGCTCCTTGAAGACTATATTGCGTCACGTTCGTATCTTGAGAAGACGGCGCTGTTCGTTGACAACGGCTATACCGGAACCGATTTTCTCCGTCCAGAGTTTAACCGGATGATGGAAGCCGTCAAGATGGGCATTGTAGATTGCATCGTGGTGAAGGACTTATCCCGTCTCGGCAGAAACTATATCGAAACATCTCAGTTCATTGAAAAGGTCTGCCCGTTCTTCGATCTGCGCTTTATCTCCGTCAATGACTCCTTTGATACTGCGACGGTAACAAGCGAGGGGCATTTATCCGCCTCCCTGTCGAACATCGTCAATGATTTTTATGCGAAGGACATCTCGCGCAAGGTCACAACAGCCCTTCAAGCGAAGATGGAGCGCGGGGATTATATCGGAAACTATGCACCGTATGGTTATCGTAAAGACCCTGAGAACAAGAACCATCTTCTGATCGACCCTGAGACTGCGCCGATTGTTGTCCAGATATTTCAATGGAGAGCCGAAGGTGTCAGCTACATGGGCATCAACAAAAAGCTCAACGACGCCGGTATTCTTTCCCCCAGTCAGCTCAAACGGGAGCGTGGGGTGGAAACGAACTTCAATAAGAAGGATCGGGTCATTCTGTGGAACAAGCACATGATAACCGAAATCCTTCAAAACATCGTCTATATCGGGCATTTAGCTCAGAAGAAAGGCAGTCAGTGTCTCTATGGAGGCATCCCTTATCACATCACGTCCGAAGACGAATGGATCATCGCAAAAAACACCCATGAACCACTTCTCAGTGAAGAACTGTTTGAAAAGGTGCAGGAGATCAACCGTGCAGCCGTAGAACGCACGAGAGCCAATTCAGGCAAGTACGATCATCTACCCAAAGCGAAAAATATCTATGGGAAGAAGTTTGTATGTGCCGAGTGCGGAGCAATTATGAAATTGCAGCGTTCCATCAGCACGAAGAAGGACAAGGTGTATTTCACCTTCAAATGCCCGACCTACGCCGAGCATGGAACAAGAGGTTGTTCCGACGTGAAAATACGGAAGCAGGATCTTGACGATGCAGTTTTTTCCTTCATCAAGTCTCAGATGGAAGTATTCCTCGATATGGAGAAGACGCTTCATTCTCTGCTGGCAATGAAAAAAGTCATGGTTAAGCAAGACAATACCGTTCAGGAGATACGGACACTGCGTCAAAAACTTGCGCAAAAGCAGTCCCTCCTTAGCGGTATGTATGTTGATCTCAAGGAAGGATTGCTCTCTGATGCCGAATACAGCCATCATAAAGAGATCGTCATGGAGGACATCCGGGCGATTGAGAGAAACCTATCTGAGCTGGAAGCGCCAAAGAATCAGACAGAGGAACAGATTACCGGCGAAATGAAGTGGAAACAGATGATCCGCCGTTTCCACGACGCGACGGAAATCTCCGAAGAAATGGCAGACGCTTTCATCGAGACCATGAAAATTCATGAGGACGGCACATTGGAAATCAAACTCAGCTATATGGACGAGTTTGCAGCACTTACGAAGACTTGCGAGAAAATCAGGAAGGAGGTTGCTTGATGAAGCAGCAAATCGCAATTTATCTGCGCTTGTCGCTTGAAGACGTTGACAAGCGCACAAACAAAATCAAGGACGAGAGCAACAGCATCGCATCACAGCGTATGCTCATCAATCGTCATCTGGATCAGAATCCGCTTCTCTGCGATCTGCCTCGTATAGAGTTCTGTGATGATGGCTTCTCCGGTACAAACTTTGATCGCCCTGACTTTGCAAAGATGATAGAGTATGCGAAGCATGGGGAAATTAGCTGCATTGTAGTGAAAGACCTTTCCCGTTTTGGGCGAGACTATCTTGAAGTTGGTGACTATTTGGAGCATATCTTCCCGTTTCTCGGCATCCGCTTCAAGTCTATCAATGACCACTATGACAGTGCGAAACATGAAGGCAAGACTATCGGTATGGATATTGCCTTCAAAAACCTCATCTACGACTATTACAGCAAAGACCTGTCCAAGAAGGTCAAGTCTGCAATGGGAATGAAACAGGAGAAGGCAAAGTTTGTGAACACAGTCCCATACGGGTATAAAGCCGATCCTGCTGACAAGCATCACCTTATCATCGACGTGGAAACCGCTCCGATAGTCCACCGTATTTTCATGGAAGTGATTGGTGGCAAGTCTTGCACACAGATTGCAAAGGAACTGAATACGGAGGGCATTCCAACACCCGCCCAGCATAAAGCCGTGTCCAGAAAGGCGTCTTCCAAGAAGCCCCAGTGGACACATCGCGGTATTCTGACTATGATAGAGAGCGTGAAGTACACTGGAACAATGGTCAACCATATCCGCGAAAGCAGATTCATCCGTGACAAAAACCAGCGGCGCGTTCCCAAAGAAGAATGGTATATCCGCGAAAATGCGCATGAGGCGATTGTGACAAAGGATGAATACGAACAGGCACAAGAGGCAATCCAGAGGCGTAGAAAGTTTGTCCGAAGCTCCCATGACCAGTCAGACCGAGTTTACTTCTGCGCCCATTGCGGCGGAAAACTTGAGAAAGCCAATGGAACCGTATTTGCCTGTCCATCCCATCGGTATCACGATGGAAGCCCGTGTGAAAACGTCCGCTGGCGGAAAAGCGCACTTGAAGAAATCGTCTTTGAAGCACTGAAAAGACAGATCGAGATCGTCAGTGTTGAATCCGCAGCCGTCAGAAAGGCAGCGAAAAGCAAAGGTGAAAGTCTGGAAAGACAGCTCGTCCTGCTGAAAGCTCAGTATGATGCCTGTGATCGTGAGAAGTTTACGATTTATGAAAACTACCGTGAAGGGAAGCTGACTCCGGAAGAGTATCTGTCCGGCAAAGACGCCCTTGCACAAAAACAAGCCGCCCTGAAAGAGCAGCTTGAATCCTGTGAAACCCAGCTTGAGGTCTTCCATCAGCAAAGTCTCGATGCAGAAGAACGGCATGAAGCAGCAAGCCGGATGACCGGCTTGTCTGATGACAAACTTAGAGAGCATCTGTATGATGCAGTTGAACGTGTACTTGTTTATGACACTGAGACAATCGAGATTGTCTGGAAGTTCAACGAATCAAAAATCGACACCGATGAAAACATCGGAGTTGCGAATTGACTCCGGTGTTTCATTTCGGGGCAAATCTGTCGAATTTGCTCCTAAAATAACATAATCTATCGAAACCTCGTAGGTGCATCGTAGCGCCGTCCGGAAAGCCCAGAGTCATTGATATTAAAGGCTTTTCGGATAGTTTGTAAAATTTTTTTGCACCTACTTGACATAAAGGGATGACCTGGGCCGCGTTGTAATCCCCAAGGAGATCAGGCGCACCCTTAGGCTTCGGGAGGGAACCCCTCTGGAGATCTTTACAGACCGGGAGGGGGAAATTATCCTGAAAAAATATTCCCCTATGGTAGAGCTGACTGCCTTCGCCTCCCAGTACGCCGAGGCTATGGCCCAGAGCACGGGCCTTTTAGTGTGCATCACAGACAGGGATCAGGTGATTGCAGTGTCAGGAGGACCCAAAAAAGATTATCTTCAGAAGCCTGTCAGCAGGCAGCTGGAAACCCTCATCGGGGAACGCCAGATTGTGACGGCGGGAAAGGACGACAGAAATTTTATTCCCATTATCTCCGAAGAGCCGGAGGGCGTAACGGCACAGGTGATTGCCCCCATTATCTGTGAGGGAGATGCCATCGGCGCTGTGGCGCTCCTGAGCCGGGAGTCCAGAATAAAATTCGGAGAGCCGGAGCTGAAGCTGGTCTCCACAGCCGCCGGTTTTCTGGGACGTCAGATGG is part of the Clostridium sp. M62/1 genome and harbors:
- a CDS encoding recombinase family protein, with the translated sequence MLKLSLDKDYKAAIYLRLSKEDGDFSISGEKLESDSISNQRMLIKEYLKKHPEITVVKEYCDDGFTGANFERPDFNRMMEAVRAGLVDCIVVKDLSRFGREYIEAGDYIQKIFPRLGIRFIAINDNYDSAQPGAADNELVLPFKNLMNDSYCRDISIKVRSNLDAKRRNGQFVGSRVVFGYLRSPDNKNQLVIDPVAAPVVQDIFKWKIEGLSPAQIADRLNDANVPSPIEYKKANGSKQRTCFQTKKVALWSAVAIYRILKNEIYTGTLVQGKTTSPNHKVKKTIVKPQSEWARTENAHEPIIAHAQFDLVQKLMLDDTRSPSGATGVHPFSGKIYCADCGSPMVRRVSRCGEKEYAYFICGGNKSDKTSCSAHSIKESVVYDAVLAVVQGHIDAAMNMADALKRIDDMAWENREIEKIKAKISFQEEIIDKNRRLKTGAYEDFKSDFISREEYKAFTAQFDQQIKEASDTIMRLTSERNSVMGGLAEQQSWLEQFRKYANIKELTRSTVVNLIDYIHIRENKDIDVGLMHCDRFASIVEFLRERQEKEDANKVIRFERKVV
- a CDS encoding sigma-70 family RNA polymerase sigma factor, producing the protein MKRIPKTPVEFDYDLWTTEDGKCMVRVKITGEVTEVDREVMKILRVEEKRVRRSYGTDDVYADEPSDSTPTLLSLDAIPSEEREASAWLMDPSDFTKETAFNAGVSDFLKYLTANQQRVFIECFLKGQSYKEYAEENGIRAQSVQETAKYVKRKAKKFFKKF
- a CDS encoding recombinase family protein, which encodes MARVSRKKQNLPTPAVDTPIRRWKTALYVRLSVEDNGKGSDSIENQTTLLEDYIASRSYLEKTALFVDNGYTGTDFLRPEFNRMMEAVKMGIVDCIVVKDLSRLGRNYIETSQFIEKVCPFFDLRFISVNDSFDTATVTSEGHLSASLSNIVNDFYAKDISRKVTTALQAKMERGDYIGNYAPYGYRKDPENKNHLLIDPETAPIVVQIFQWRAEGVSYMGINKKLNDAGILSPSQLKRERGVETNFNKKDRVILWNKHMITEILQNIVYIGHLAQKKGSQCLYGGIPYHITSEDEWIIAKNTHEPLLSEELFEKVQEINRAAVERTRANSGKYDHLPKAKNIYGKKFVCAECGAIMKLQRSISTKKDKVYFTFKCPTYAEHGTRGCSDVKIRKQDLDDAVFSFIKSQMEVFLDMEKTLHSLLAMKKVMVKQDNTVQEIRTLRQKLAQKQSLLSGMYVDLKEGLLSDAEYSHHKEIVMEDIRAIERNLSELEAPKNQTEEQITGEMKWKQMIRRFHDATEISEEMADAFIETMKIHEDGTLEIKLSYMDEFAALTKTCEKIRKEVA
- a CDS encoding stage V sporulation T C-terminal domain-containing protein, giving the protein MGRVVIPKEIRRTLRLREGTPLEIFTDREGEIILKKYSPMVELTAFASQYAEAMAQSTGLLVCITDRDQVIAVSGGPKKDYLQKPVSRQLETLIGERQIVTAGKDDRNFIPIISEEPEGVTAQVIAPIICEGDAIGAVALLSRESRIKFGEPELKLVSTAAGFLGRQMEG
- a CDS encoding recombinase family protein gives rise to the protein MKQQIAIYLRLSLEDVDKRTNKIKDESNSIASQRMLINRHLDQNPLLCDLPRIEFCDDGFSGTNFDRPDFAKMIEYAKHGEISCIVVKDLSRFGRDYLEVGDYLEHIFPFLGIRFKSINDHYDSAKHEGKTIGMDIAFKNLIYDYYSKDLSKKVKSAMGMKQEKAKFVNTVPYGYKADPADKHHLIIDVETAPIVHRIFMEVIGGKSCTQIAKELNTEGIPTPAQHKAVSRKASSKKPQWTHRGILTMIESVKYTGTMVNHIRESRFIRDKNQRRVPKEEWYIRENAHEAIVTKDEYEQAQEAIQRRRKFVRSSHDQSDRVYFCAHCGGKLEKANGTVFACPSHRYHDGSPCENVRWRKSALEEIVFEALKRQIEIVSVESAAVRKAAKSKGESLERQLVLLKAQYDACDREKFTIYENYREGKLTPEEYLSGKDALAQKQAALKEQLESCETQLEVFHQQSLDAEERHEAASRMTGLSDDKLREHLYDAVERVLVYDTETIEIVWKFNESKIDTDENIGVAN
- a CDS encoding DUF6870 family protein produces the protein MENERSRKELLDSLVDIRDVKIDRSMSVEDRMKSYVEQIKNPYMFKVGNTVVRVSYANTQATINDNFVNLLASM